The sequence GGTGTTTTGAAGGATCTGTCGAAACCCAATTCAAAACTGGAATACCTGATTATCTCTCCTACTGAATTCCTGGAGCCGGCAAAGGCTTTGGCTGAATTCCGCAATGACGAATCTTCTGTGAAACCGATCCCGACTTCGGTAGTGGTTCTTGAAGATATTTACGACCGCTATACGGGTGGACGCGTCTCGCCGGTGGCAGTCCGTAACTACATCTCTTACGTTTATTCTGTATGCCCGAACTTCCGCTATGTTTTGCTTGTGGGGGCAGGAAATTTTGACTATCGCGGCTTTGACAGCAAGTTGTCGACCTCTTATTTCCCGCCTTTTGAAAAAGAAGACGGTGTGGTTGAAGATTTCTTTGGCGTACTCGATTCCGGAGAAGCGGTAATGTACGGCCGTTACGATTTGGATGTCGCGGTAGGTAGACTTCCGATTTCTTCGGTGACGGAATTTGCCAACTATATCGAAAAGGCGAAAGATTACGAAAAGAAAGGTGTCATGGATTATTCGGATTGGCGCACCACCTTGTTGCATGCGGCCGATGACGCTCGAAATAGTGGCATGGACGATTTGACGAGGCATACGTGGTACCAGGAATCCGTTGTGAAGGCACTTGATGAAATGGCTGATTCTAAACAGGAACGTTGGAATTTCAAGAAAATTTACTTGCTTGATTATCCGGAAGATGCGTCAAGCCAGAAGAAGGCCGCTGCAGATGACTTTATCAATATCTTGAATCAGGGAGCCCTGTTTACGACATACTTTGGACACGGTTCCAAGACGGATTGGGCTAGCGAAGGCCTTTTGAAGCCGAGCTACATTCCCAAGCTTTCGAATAAGGGCCGTTATACCATTTTGGGATCCTTCTCTTGCACGGTCGGACGTTTTGATGAAGGTACAAGTCGTTCGCTATCCGAAGAATTCCTTGTGACTCCTAATGCGGGATCTATTGTCTCTATTGGTGCAACTCGCGAAACCTTTGCCGATTATAATTTCAATTTCGGAAAGAGTCTCTTGATGAACGCCTTGATGGAAAATGGAGAAACCATTGGCATGGCTGTTCTTAAGACGAAACGGTCTGTTGGCATGGATTACGAAAGGCAACGTTACAACAATGAACGTTATGTACTTTTGGGTGAACCGGTGATTCATATGCCCAGCAGTGATTTCAAGATATTGCTGGATACGCCTCTTGATTCAATCAAGGGCTTGGATCGAATGACTTTGTCCGGTACAGTAGAGGGCATGAACGACGGCTATATCGATTTGGTATTGCGAGAAGGCCGCGTGTTCAAGAGAATGTCTCTAGAAGTGAATGATGATTCCCTCGATGTGTTCTATGATGGGGGGCTGGTTTATTCTGAAAAAATTCCGGTGAAGGGTGGCAAATTCGCTACGAGTTTTGTGACTCCCCGCAAGATTTCCATAGGCGATACGACGGCGGAATTCAGTGCTTGGGCCTATTCTACGAACGAAAGCTCTGTCGGTCGTTCTTGGATCAGGAACCTGGTCATTAGTGGAATTTCGGATTTTGCAGACTCGCTGAACGATACGTTGCCTCCGACGATTCAGTTGCAGCCCTGTTATGGTGGCGTAACGACGAATTATGCTGACGGAGAAACGGTCAAGTTGCAGTCTCCGGCTTGCCTGCAGGTGATTATCGAAGATTCTACCGCTATCGACTACAGAGAACATGCTGATGAAGGCATTGCCTTTGAAATCGAGGGCGTGCAGGATCCGTTCCACCCGTGGCCTTATTTGGAACAGACTTCGAAGCGAGCGAAACTTCGCATGAACTTTACTTCGGAACAGTATCCTGCTGGCAAATACGTTTTCAAGGTGTTTGCAAAGGACGTCTTGGATAATGTGGCGACTAAGACTTTGAATGTTGAAATTACGGACGACATGGAATCAGGTCTTGCCGATGTGTTCAACGTGCCGAACCCGATGGGCAAAAAAGGAACGACCTTCTACTTCAAGAATTTGACTCCCGATAACAGAACGTCGAAGGTTGACATCTTTATCTACAACCAGAATGGCAAACTGGTGAAAGTGATTAAAGATGCTGTTTCGGGCGTGACGCATTGGAATGGCCGCGACAATCACGGCCGACCCCTTGCTAATGGCTTGTACCACTACGTGGTACGCAGCACCGTGGCCGCTAGCGGTGATTTCGGAAAGAAAACTTGGACTAAAAAACAGAAACTATTGATTTCGAGGTAATTATGGATTTGCGTGAAAAGCCTGGTAAAGTTCAGACTTTTTTGGAATGGATGTTGCGTTTTCGTTTGATCGCGCTTGTGGTCATGGTGATTGCGACGGTCTCGTTTGTAGCTACAGGTTGGCAAGAAATTGTTTCGCTCCCGATTGGCTCTTCTGAAGCGTTTGGAATGTGGCTTGCCGAAACGGAAGGTGCAAAAGCCTTGTGGGAATCTGCCCGTTACCTTGGCGTGGCAAGTATCGCCTGCGTCGTGATGTTTATCGTGTTTGGCGGAGTCCGCGCGGGTGTTGCCTCGGTGGTAGCGATGCTTCTTTCGTTTGCGGGCTTATATGTACTTGGCGGTGCCGAAAGCATGCCGCTTCCGATGTTTGGAATCTTTGCATTGGTAGCGATTGTCATGTTCATTTTCGTGAAACTTTCGGTCGCTTGTGCGCTGTTCCCGTTTGCGCTTTCTTGGCTGTTCCTGAGCGGAATCCTCGAGATTGTCTCTTCGAAGTTCGATGCCTCGGCAAGTCTGGTGTGGGGCGCACATTCTGCATTCGCCTTCGCTTGTGCAATGGCTTTTGCCGTGGTGGCGGGCAAGCATTTGGCGGCTGGCGTGCCGCAGGCAGGCGCCTTGGTGAAGGCTGCCAAGCAGTTGCTGGTGCCGGTACTTGTGGGTGCCCTGTTGCTCATTGCCGCCGTTACGTATGATATGGGTACCCCGAACTGGATTTATGGAGTACTTCAGTTCGTGGCGTATGCCGTCTGGTTCTACGTATTCTTCTTTTCAATTTCGAGCTTTGGCCCGTGGGAACGCCTGCGTTCCGGAAGCCGCCGCGTCGAAATGAAGGACAAGAAGAAAAAGGCTCCGGCTAAAAAGAAGAAGTAGGCTTTAAGGTGCGCAAACGATAATCGCGCAACCGAATTATGTGAAAAAGGCTCGTCATTTGACGAGCCTCAATTTTTGGAAAGATGCCGCTTAGATTTTAGCGAGTTTCTTCAGTGTTGCAGCCTTATCGGTCTTTTCCCAGGTGAAGCGTGCGCCGGTACGGCCGAAGTGGCCAAGCGCGGCAGTTGCCTGGTAGCCCGGCTTCTTCAGGTCGAGCATCTTCACGAT comes from Fibrobacter sp. UWB15 and encodes:
- a CDS encoding C25 family cysteine peptidase, whose translation is MKPNVLITLFVALGAICSFARVVEDSKSRFVLDDNVIESSIHECLDGNDRGGVFLPENAAYLDGNAVPFRYYHVALPSNQKPSVSVTDSKMVPLGRSLCKGGPGGASDSLRILPVNVSEPVLRDGLWITDIRVPLYVRNGSSVSLRKNFRLNVQFNGSVNGVNPGKRALSKVGNPIAASRFGTSRAKSMKALRKEADGGLSDVSFLARLQVGDKGDRSMASFSEDGLYAVPFSAIRNSLLVWQRQNAIDGIPVERICLYGASPDTLADVGPGTEDRIPNQIFEIPIEVRDHTPGGSTPDGIFNDGDSIIFVGYGSGFWKRCDREDPMFVNGKMDYYHSYSPYSFYQKFLFGYKNSGKGLRLSQKVAAPSANGKDIAWLRYARAEKDALLRDTYFGKELDWEKATGKEWFWKWHSRKETDLITFSNDEIREIVDLPGMVEGGKQYVATSYFPHRSLWANSALQAYDQVASLTLSADSYKRRMESIVFALEVNGLRAELYEMELIPGGNFRFDNPGLLSQGNQYVLEMLPNDRQYDRFDGFTVAYQWNPVVDSAEWLLPGGAVSGVVNVPVPAQTQVLRFVNLKPVGFLTASGTVAKDSIPVGEDVRYLAVRENVYRSGLKVEGIPDYGDGVLKDLSKPNSKLEYLIISPTEFLEPAKALAEFRNDESSVKPIPTSVVVLEDIYDRYTGGRVSPVAVRNYISYVYSVCPNFRYVLLVGAGNFDYRGFDSKLSTSYFPPFEKEDGVVEDFFGVLDSGEAVMYGRYDLDVAVGRLPISSVTEFANYIEKAKDYEKKGVMDYSDWRTTLLHAADDARNSGMDDLTRHTWYQESVVKALDEMADSKQERWNFKKIYLLDYPEDASSQKKAAADDFINILNQGALFTTYFGHGSKTDWASEGLLKPSYIPKLSNKGRYTILGSFSCTVGRFDEGTSRSLSEEFLVTPNAGSIVSIGATRETFADYNFNFGKSLLMNALMENGETIGMAVLKTKRSVGMDYERQRYNNERYVLLGEPVIHMPSSDFKILLDTPLDSIKGLDRMTLSGTVEGMNDGYIDLVLREGRVFKRMSLEVNDDSLDVFYDGGLVYSEKIPVKGGKFATSFVTPRKISIGDTTAEFSAWAYSTNESSVGRSWIRNLVISGISDFADSLNDTLPPTIQLQPCYGGVTTNYADGETVKLQSPACLQVIIEDSTAIDYREHADEGIAFEIEGVQDPFHPWPYLEQTSKRAKLRMNFTSEQYPAGKYVFKVFAKDVLDNVATKTLNVEITDDMESGLADVFNVPNPMGKKGTTFYFKNLTPDNRTSKVDIFIYNQNGKLVKVIKDAVSGVTHWNGRDNHGRPLANGLYHYVVRSTVAASGDFGKKTWTKKQKLLISR